One window of Robiginitalea biformata HTCC2501 genomic DNA carries:
- a CDS encoding M1 family aminopeptidase, which produces MNAILQFQLKHSINRWVLSLTASILLLIGWFCGYKFNLSAGEGIFLNSPYTIGFMTALLSLSIIFLAILFALEILYKEWDTKFDMMLFSYPLSLKSYLLGKFSFFASKTLLSFVILIAGFVFGQTLRTGNEMQPGFDFWSYLYPILIFGVLNCFFVCSFLFMVAYTTRNKLLVVVGGLLLYVLYMVLLVFSNSPFMAGSIPQSIEVQQLSSIIDPFGVSAYFLEAKHFTIEQKNEFVIPFSGFLALNRSIYVLVSFVFLAMTYRFFAFTKTVSKKELKRERLVLSDVISKSTVDKTPNLDFSGPSIVKSALSFAKVDLIYLFKSVTVVAVSILLVFFVGMEMYAEIDKGIRLPEQYASSGLLATSISQSFQLLGAFILVYFINDLYWRSRATNFHFIEHSTFLSRSKLKGHLISVSTLLVFITALLLVLALLFQISYGYTHIDWIAFRGVIVFNTLPLILLASFLLLINSVLNNKYVALGISILTVIVYTTPLVKMVLPYPLLQFFSGFKGLYSDFNGYGIYLTAFTYRLIFGVCLVGFLWIITSYFKLKQWTKLNVGLMVFFTGLGAFSGIGFMEGYLPKNEDSKVMEAVEYEKNYRQFQDLPQPTITDVNTKIDLFPSENAYEIEGTYVLRNLSEKPVHKVLFNFHPDLKIEYANFNIHGNAISIDTPVSEIELSTPLLPNESATLEFNLSYQWFAVNGHHSFNAIVGNGSFMRISNYYPTLGYQSDHEIKDEQNRLEFQLGKASHIHTIDAPEVSKADFIDLTMIISTETDQTPIGIGDFQKSWTENGKTYYQYEAENIPFRFSLASAKYQKKNLIHRGIQIEIFYNEKHPENVDRLLNNAKLSLDYCIDNFGSYPYEKISFVEVSSFSSGFAATAYPATIFMTENMIFHANVNSDPGKDVITELAGHELSHLWWGNSQINPDKRVGASMLTETLAMYTEMMIYKKMYGEERMEERLHIHQQIYENEKGLYGDSPLYEVPYGATHIAYSKGALAMVELAEVLGEDQVNLALKNFLEHNQYPKKPTSLDLLAEFYKVAPDASAKSKIDELFKMK; this is translated from the coding sequence GTGAATGCTATTCTTCAGTTTCAGTTAAAACATAGCATTAACCGATGGGTATTGAGCTTAACAGCTTCAATATTGCTATTGATAGGATGGTTCTGTGGATACAAATTCAACTTATCAGCAGGTGAAGGAATTTTTCTTAACTCACCTTACACTATCGGTTTCATGACGGCTTTACTGAGTCTTTCAATTATATTCCTTGCCATTTTATTCGCCTTAGAGATTTTGTACAAGGAATGGGATACCAAATTTGATATGATGCTGTTCTCATATCCGTTGTCATTGAAAAGCTATTTATTAGGTAAGTTCTCCTTTTTTGCCTCAAAAACACTGTTAAGTTTTGTCATCCTAATCGCAGGGTTTGTTTTTGGTCAAACTTTGCGAACGGGCAATGAAATGCAACCAGGATTTGATTTCTGGTCATACCTATATCCCATTCTGATTTTTGGTGTATTAAACTGCTTCTTTGTGTGTAGTTTTTTATTTATGGTCGCTTACACGACCCGTAATAAACTATTGGTTGTTGTTGGCGGCTTGTTACTATATGTGCTGTATATGGTGTTATTAGTTTTTTCCAATTCACCATTTATGGCAGGAAGTATTCCACAATCGATAGAGGTGCAGCAACTATCATCAATAATAGACCCTTTTGGAGTGTCAGCATACTTCCTTGAAGCCAAACACTTCACCATTGAACAAAAAAACGAATTCGTCATTCCATTTTCTGGATTTCTGGCTTTAAACCGAAGTATTTATGTGCTAGTATCCTTTGTTTTTTTAGCGATGACTTATCGTTTTTTCGCTTTTACAAAAACGGTAAGCAAAAAAGAACTAAAGCGAGAAAGGCTTGTACTTTCAGACGTAATTTCAAAGTCAACAGTAGATAAAACGCCCAATTTAGATTTTAGTGGCCCCTCTATTGTTAAGTCTGCTCTCTCTTTTGCGAAGGTCGATTTAATTTACCTGTTTAAAAGTGTAACCGTTGTAGCCGTTTCTATTCTGTTGGTGTTTTTTGTAGGCATGGAAATGTATGCAGAAATCGATAAAGGCATACGCTTACCCGAGCAATATGCCAGTTCAGGACTTTTAGCCACCTCTATTTCCCAAAGTTTTCAATTGCTCGGAGCTTTCATCCTGGTCTATTTTATTAACGATTTATACTGGAGAAGTCGTGCAACTAATTTTCACTTCATCGAGCACAGTACTTTTTTGTCCAGGTCAAAATTAAAAGGTCACTTAATTTCTGTAAGTACGTTATTGGTCTTTATTACCGCCTTACTCCTTGTTTTGGCATTGTTATTTCAAATAAGTTATGGATATACACATATTGATTGGATAGCCTTTCGGGGCGTTATAGTGTTTAACACCCTACCGCTTATTTTACTTGCGTCTTTTTTACTATTAATCAATAGTGTCCTAAATAACAAATACGTTGCTTTAGGTATTTCAATTCTTACCGTTATAGTTTATACAACCCCTCTGGTTAAAATGGTGTTGCCTTATCCATTATTGCAATTTTTTTCAGGATTTAAAGGGCTTTATAGTGATTTTAACGGCTATGGTATTTACCTAACTGCATTCACTTATCGTTTAATTTTTGGGGTTTGTTTGGTAGGGTTTTTATGGATTATCACTTCATATTTTAAATTGAAGCAATGGACAAAGTTGAACGTAGGTCTTATGGTTTTTTTTACAGGATTAGGCGCTTTCAGTGGTATTGGCTTTATGGAAGGCTATTTGCCAAAAAACGAGGATTCCAAGGTTATGGAGGCCGTTGAATACGAAAAAAACTACCGTCAGTTCCAGGATCTACCGCAACCAACAATTACAGATGTCAACACTAAAATTGATTTATTTCCATCTGAAAACGCTTATGAAATTGAAGGGACATACGTGTTGCGGAATCTATCAGAAAAACCAGTACATAAGGTGTTGTTTAATTTTCATCCGGATTTAAAAATAGAATACGCCAACTTCAACATACACGGCAATGCTATTTCAATTGATACACCTGTTTCGGAAATTGAATTAAGCACACCATTGCTCCCGAATGAGTCTGCCACTTTAGAATTTAATCTGTCGTATCAATGGTTTGCCGTAAACGGTCATCATTCCTTTAATGCTATTGTCGGTAATGGCTCATTTATGAGGATTAGTAATTATTATCCAACACTTGGTTATCAATCCGATCATGAGATTAAAGACGAGCAAAATCGATTGGAATTTCAATTGGGAAAAGCATCGCACATCCATACAATAGATGCCCCTGAAGTCTCTAAGGCTGATTTCATTGATTTAACCATGATAATTTCAACGGAAACAGATCAAACACCAATAGGAATCGGTGATTTTCAAAAGTCCTGGACCGAGAATGGGAAAACGTATTATCAATATGAGGCAGAAAACATACCCTTTAGATTTTCGCTTGCCTCTGCGAAATACCAAAAGAAAAATTTAATACATAGGGGCATTCAGATTGAAATATTTTATAATGAAAAGCATCCTGAAAATGTAGATCGGTTATTGAATAATGCTAAACTGAGTTTAGATTACTGTATTGATAATTTTGGTTCATACCCATATGAAAAAATCAGTTTTGTAGAAGTATCATCTTTTTCAAGTGGGTTTGCTGCGACAGCATATCCAGCCACCATATTCATGACTGAAAATATGATTTTCCATGCTAACGTAAATAGCGATCCAGGTAAAGATGTGATCACTGAATTAGCAGGTCACGAGCTTTCCCATCTTTGGTGGGGAAATAGTCAAATCAACCCCGATAAACGAGTAGGTGCTTCCATGCTTACAGAAACCTTAGCCATGTATACAGAAATGATGATATATAAAAAGATGTATGGCGAAGAGCGCATGGAGGAACGTCTTCATATTCATCAACAAATCTATGAGAACGAAAAGGGGTTATATGGAGATTCACCACTCTATGAGGTGCCTTATGGTGCAACACATATCGCTTACTCAAAAGGAGCATTGGCGATGGTTGAATTGGCTGAAGTACTGGGTGAAGACCAGGTTAATTTAGCGCTAAAAAATTTTCTTGAACACAATCAATATCCAAAAAAGCCAACGTCATTGGATTTACTTGCAGAGTTCTATAAAGTCGCACCAGATGCAAGTGCTAAATCTAAAATTGACGAACTGTTTAAAATGAAATGA
- a CDS encoding ABC transporter ATP-binding protein, with translation MNRLKIDNLNLTYKNGYKALNGISLDIKNGMFGLLGPNGAGKSSLMKTIVGLQKPTSGSIEFNDLDIVEKTDYIKKNLGFLPQDFGVYPHVNAYDLLNHIAILKGITNKAERHIQIQFLLEKVNLWNFRDREVHAFSGGMKRRFGVAQALLGNPQIIIVDEPTAGLDPEERNRFNTLLSNISSEVIVILSTHLVEDVKNLCSEMTIINKGQILKSGKPKELIQELNGKVWSKSIDNDELAFYQTNLNVISQQLIERQPQITVYSLEHPEGFAPVEPLLEHVYFSVLSQNNSL, from the coding sequence ATGAATCGTTTAAAAATTGACAACCTCAATCTCACATACAAAAACGGTTACAAAGCACTTAATGGAATTTCTCTGGATATTAAAAATGGTATGTTTGGTCTGTTAGGTCCAAATGGAGCAGGAAAATCTTCCTTAATGAAAACCATTGTGGGTTTACAAAAACCTACTTCAGGCTCTATTGAATTTAATGATCTTGATATAGTAGAAAAGACGGATTATATTAAAAAGAATCTCGGCTTTTTACCTCAAGATTTTGGTGTGTATCCCCATGTGAATGCTTATGACTTATTAAATCATATTGCCATACTAAAAGGAATCACCAACAAAGCAGAGCGTCATATCCAGATACAATTTTTATTGGAAAAAGTTAATCTCTGGAATTTCAGAGATAGGGAAGTGCATGCTTTTTCAGGTGGCATGAAACGGCGTTTTGGTGTGGCACAAGCCTTATTGGGTAATCCTCAAATTATTATTGTCGATGAGCCTACGGCAGGACTTGATCCTGAAGAACGCAATCGTTTTAACACACTTCTAAGTAATATAAGTAGTGAAGTTATTGTGATTTTATCTACACATTTGGTTGAGGATGTAAAAAATCTGTGTTCAGAAATGACCATTATAAACAAAGGTCAAATATTAAAATCAGGAAAGCCAAAAGAATTAATTCAGGAATTGAATGGCAAGGTCTGGTCAAAGTCTATTGATAACGACGAATTGGCATTCTATCAAACCAACTTAAATGTTATAAGCCAGCAACTCATAGAGCGACAACCGCAGATTACGGTGTATTCACTGGAACATCCTGAGGGTTTTGCCCCAGTAGAACCGCTGCTTGAACACGTTTATTTTAGTGTTCTTTCCCAAAACAATTCGTTGTGA
- a CDS encoding alpha/beta hydrolase family protein → MKPFKILAFSFMTLGCLAGTKPPLESQSIDLVIHINGERIGGTLTIPDNRKEKSLVIMSSGSGPQDRDETLYDFKIFKVIAEHLASKGIASFRYDDRGVGGSTGDFANSTMEDLSRDLEGIMDHFKSAKIHSFQDFILFGHSQGGILAAHVAERNDAVKNVILMGAPAVPLVEVVLYQVRHEYEQSKISGSLIEAHVSAHNKLMRAISDNQHIDQAHLLLSQTTESILLKLDSGEDERDIQNIRQQAGARADQLQIVYGLPSLASFLYHDPSKDYERLKVPVLGLFGGLDSQVPIYQNKDRMENALLKSGAAYHLITFDKANHFFQEATTGNSEEYPMLAKKFVDNFLDEISNWILAN, encoded by the coding sequence TTGAAGCCTTTCAAAATTCTTGCTTTTTCCTTTATGACGCTGGGTTGTTTGGCCGGAACCAAGCCCCCACTGGAATCACAGTCAATCGACCTGGTCATTCATATTAATGGGGAGCGCATTGGGGGTACCCTGACGATTCCGGATAATCGCAAAGAGAAATCCCTGGTCATTATGAGCTCCGGTAGTGGACCCCAGGACCGTGATGAGACCCTGTACGATTTTAAAATATTTAAAGTTATAGCCGAGCATTTGGCATCAAAAGGAATCGCATCTTTTCGATATGATGACAGAGGGGTTGGAGGTAGTACCGGCGATTTTGCAAACAGCACTATGGAGGATCTCTCACGGGATCTGGAAGGTATCATGGATCATTTTAAATCGGCAAAAATCCATTCTTTCCAGGATTTTATATTGTTCGGACACAGCCAGGGTGGAATCCTGGCCGCGCACGTTGCGGAGAGAAATGATGCTGTTAAAAATGTGATATTAATGGGCGCGCCAGCCGTACCGCTGGTAGAAGTTGTTCTATATCAGGTCAGGCACGAGTACGAACAGTCCAAAATTTCCGGGTCGCTGATTGAAGCCCATGTGTCGGCACACAATAAATTGATGCGGGCTATCTCGGACAACCAGCATATTGATCAGGCCCATCTCTTGTTAAGTCAAACAACTGAATCCATTCTATTAAAACTGGATTCGGGAGAAGATGAGAGGGATATTCAAAATATCCGGCAGCAAGCGGGCGCCCGGGCTGATCAACTTCAAATAGTATATGGGTTACCTTCACTTGCATCCTTTCTTTACCATGACCCTTCCAAAGATTATGAGCGGTTAAAAGTGCCTGTACTGGGATTGTTTGGAGGATTGGATTCTCAGGTACCCATATACCAGAATAAAGACCGGATGGAAAACGCACTCCTGAAATCAGGGGCTGCGTATCACCTCATAACATTCGACAAAGCCAACCACTTTTTCCAGGAGGCGACAACCGGGAACAGCGAAGAATATCCGATGCTGGCGAAAAAATTTGTGGACAATTTTCTGGATGAAATTTCAAATTGGATCCTAGCGAATTGA
- a CDS encoding type 1 glutamine amidotransferase domain-containing protein, with product MKKAILPFLIALITLACNNAEEEKGRVLIIVSNTEHMGDPEKHFAGNNLWEVAPPYHVFVSHGYKVDFVSPTGGEVPFSMDPVGISSYAIKYENFYGNVENSLTPESVDSKNYDAVFIGGGYGPLFDVANNKGLLKIIADIYENGGIVGGCGHGPGALANVKLGNGEFMVKGKMVTGFPNSTEVTKSWAKEGTLLPAMLEDQLRKNGALFQTKSDLNDKHDVVIDARIVTTMFLPSAAIVAKEMISEIEINQGLGGK from the coding sequence ATGAAAAAAGCAATCTTACCGTTTTTGATAGCCTTGATTACCCTTGCGTGCAACAATGCTGAAGAAGAAAAGGGAAGGGTCCTCATTATAGTATCAAATACCGAACATATGGGAGACCCGGAAAAACACTTCGCCGGTAACAATCTTTGGGAAGTAGCCCCTCCCTATCACGTTTTCGTTTCCCACGGGTACAAAGTGGATTTTGTTTCGCCTACAGGCGGAGAAGTACCTTTTTCCATGGATCCTGTGGGGATAAGCAGTTATGCCATCAAATACGAGAATTTTTATGGCAATGTTGAAAATTCGTTAACCCCCGAATCCGTGGATTCCAAAAACTACGACGCCGTTTTTATCGGTGGTGGATACGGCCCCCTGTTTGATGTTGCCAATAATAAGGGCCTCTTAAAAATAATCGCTGACATCTATGAAAATGGGGGAATCGTTGGCGGGTGCGGACATGGCCCGGGTGCCTTGGCTAATGTTAAGTTGGGCAATGGTGAATTTATGGTGAAAGGCAAAATGGTAACAGGGTTCCCAAACTCTACCGAGGTTACCAAAAGTTGGGCCAAAGAGGGAACCTTATTACCCGCAATGCTGGAGGATCAGTTGAGAAAAAACGGGGCACTATTTCAGACTAAAAGTGATTTGAATGATAAACACGACGTGGTGATCGATGCGCGAATCGTAACGACTATGTTTCTTCCCTCTGCGGCAATAGTGGCAAAGGAAATGATAAGCGAAATTGAAATTAACCAGGGCCTGGGCGGAAAGTAA
- a CDS encoding alpha/beta hydrolase-fold protein, producing MKPTIIHHIILFVAMACCLHHASAQVAQKIDLTGDGQLLGLGRQHIVESSILPEDRPVIISLPVGYNTTYARYPVLYVLDGLQNIKHTVGTVELLAEAGLIPPVIVVGIESLDRNRDLTPSNAGQEVHGGTGNAGIPQSGGAPEFLRFLSEELIPFVDANYRTHPFRILEGHSFGGLFGTYTLMESPGLFDAFIIEAPALWWNKEEMTAQAKIFFPSIENLNKTVYFGIGGGDGWGMRQELTRYVEVIKQHAPENFRWLHEEVGDEGHMASRLILNYRGLRFIFSDLSGREDLIDDFNAVAFLSTEEHLKNKYGEMARRPAEDYFNLVSELVNKDNDLGAITVLERASEAYPAYIGLLTHLAKLYEKTGQKEQAIDAYLLGVEVSKKYKQGQEEDLLLEVSRLRKTKE from the coding sequence ATGAAACCTACGATAATCCATCACATCATACTCTTTGTCGCTATGGCATGTTGCCTGCATCATGCCAGTGCACAGGTAGCCCAAAAAATAGACTTGACCGGGGATGGACAACTTCTGGGCCTGGGTAGGCAGCACATTGTAGAGTCATCTATTTTACCAGAGGATCGCCCGGTTATCATTTCATTGCCCGTTGGCTACAATACTACCTATGCCAGGTACCCGGTGCTATATGTACTGGACGGTTTACAAAATATAAAGCATACGGTTGGGACTGTAGAGCTTTTGGCAGAAGCGGGGTTGATCCCTCCTGTAATTGTGGTCGGGATCGAAAGTTTGGACAGAAATAGGGATTTAACCCCTTCCAATGCAGGACAGGAGGTTCATGGGGGTACTGGAAATGCAGGCATCCCCCAAAGTGGAGGTGCCCCGGAGTTTCTCAGGTTTTTAAGCGAGGAATTGATTCCCTTTGTGGATGCCAATTACAGAACACATCCGTTTCGCATCCTGGAAGGACATTCTTTTGGGGGTCTTTTCGGTACGTATACGCTTATGGAAAGCCCGGGTCTTTTTGATGCTTTCATCATAGAGGCCCCCGCACTCTGGTGGAATAAGGAAGAAATGACCGCACAAGCAAAAATATTTTTCCCTTCAATTGAAAACCTGAATAAGACCGTATACTTTGGTATAGGCGGTGGAGATGGCTGGGGGATGCGCCAGGAACTGACCCGGTACGTTGAAGTAATAAAACAGCATGCCCCCGAAAACTTCAGGTGGCTTCATGAGGAAGTTGGGGATGAAGGCCATATGGCTTCCAGGCTCATCTTAAATTACCGGGGGCTCCGATTTATATTCTCAGATTTAAGCGGTCGCGAAGACTTGATTGATGATTTTAATGCTGTTGCTTTTTTATCCACAGAGGAGCACCTAAAAAACAAATATGGCGAAATGGCGCGCAGGCCGGCTGAAGATTATTTTAATCTGGTCTCAGAACTGGTCAATAAGGACAATGACCTGGGAGCCATTACAGTACTTGAAAGAGCTTCTGAAGCCTATCCTGCCTACATTGGTTTGCTAACGCATCTGGCAAAATTATATGAAAAGACAGGGCAAAAGGAGCAGGCTATTGATGCTTACCTCCTGGGGGTTGAAGTGTCAAAAAAGTATAAGCAGGGGCAGGAAGAGGATCTGTTACTCGAGGTCAGCAGGTTGAGGAAAACGAAAGAATAA
- a CDS encoding DUF4386 domain-containing protein, giving the protein MTIVKAFASVKLIRFTGLLYLLVIICAGFSQGYVRGTLIVPGNAVETANNLLQNKGLFQLGLTTDLIAFLLDTVIAVMLYKIFKPFDKTLAMVSSAFRLIAHPAIGSLNLLNHYMALKVLESDSLLSSLDTAQVQQISASFLDAHHYGYLLAGSFFGVHCLLLGILIYRTGVFPKIFGGFMLGAAAGYLIESFGNFNVPGYEHYTALIVGVAAVLGEVGLTLYMLVKGATESYKNVRVSQK; this is encoded by the coding sequence ATGACTATCGTTAAAGCATTTGCAAGTGTAAAACTAATCCGCTTTACGGGGTTGCTCTATCTACTGGTCATCATTTGTGCAGGGTTTAGCCAGGGGTACGTGAGAGGAACGCTCATCGTACCGGGAAATGCTGTGGAAACAGCCAACAACCTACTCCAGAATAAGGGGTTGTTTCAATTGGGCTTAACCACAGACTTGATTGCATTCCTGCTGGATACCGTGATAGCCGTGATGCTGTACAAAATTTTCAAACCCTTTGATAAGACCCTTGCCATGGTTTCATCGGCTTTCAGGCTTATTGCACATCCGGCCATCGGAAGTCTGAATTTATTAAACCACTACATGGCCCTGAAGGTGCTGGAGTCCGACAGCCTGTTAAGTTCATTGGATACAGCACAGGTGCAGCAAATAAGCGCCTCCTTTTTGGACGCCCACCATTATGGCTATCTGCTTGCCGGTAGTTTTTTTGGCGTACACTGCTTATTACTCGGGATTCTCATTTACAGAACCGGGGTGTTTCCAAAGATTTTTGGAGGGTTTATGCTGGGGGCCGCCGCGGGCTATCTCATTGAATCTTTTGGGAATTTTAACGTCCCGGGCTATGAGCACTACACCGCGTTAATTGTCGGTGTTGCTGCGGTCCTCGGAGAGGTTGGATTGACCTTGTACATGCTCGTCAAAGGAGCTACAGAATCTTATAAGAATGTCAGGGTGTCTCAAAAATGA
- a CDS encoding AraC family transcriptional regulator, giving the protein MAFVSATIYKKAIALGQEEGLSIDFTDSVDPDLKKDAHIPMELLLEVYERAEQELVPGFGLRQGKQLNSNDYGTLGLSWKTCLKATDVLRNVKRYMVLVTNDGSITIEEGSARIKLILNREVYRPGIKTANEATFVMLIGVLREVSGKPIKPLQVCFKHKNVGKVSFSEYFDCPIVFEASQNALTFRSGDLDVSTIKADSFIHQFLVERMEEEKSKLKIEGDILMKKIDNLLNQSISSGIPSIEQVSEFLNMSARTLKRRLSERNLTFRKLIQKKQKETALNLLSNSNQSVGEIAFLTGFSEQSAFNRAFKRWTGTSPTAYRKSP; this is encoded by the coding sequence ATGGCATTTGTTTCTGCTACCATCTATAAAAAGGCTATTGCCCTAGGGCAGGAAGAAGGCCTAAGCATAGATTTTACGGACTCCGTTGATCCCGATCTCAAGAAGGATGCACATATCCCAATGGAGTTACTCTTGGAGGTTTACGAAAGAGCTGAACAAGAACTTGTTCCAGGTTTCGGGCTCAGGCAGGGGAAGCAACTTAATTCAAATGATTATGGTACACTGGGTCTGTCCTGGAAGACTTGTTTGAAAGCGACAGATGTTCTCAGAAACGTAAAACGCTATATGGTGTTGGTTACAAATGATGGCAGTATCACCATTGAAGAAGGTTCGGCACGGATAAAATTAATATTAAATCGTGAGGTGTACCGACCTGGTATAAAAACAGCCAATGAAGCGACATTTGTTATGCTTATTGGGGTTTTGCGCGAGGTTAGTGGAAAGCCAATAAAACCACTCCAGGTATGTTTTAAACACAAGAATGTTGGCAAAGTTTCTTTTTCTGAATACTTCGATTGTCCGATTGTATTTGAAGCCTCCCAAAATGCTCTGACCTTTAGATCCGGGGACCTCGATGTTTCTACAATTAAGGCGGATAGCTTTATTCACCAATTTCTTGTTGAGAGAATGGAGGAGGAAAAATCCAAATTGAAGATTGAAGGAGATATTCTAATGAAAAAAATTGACAATTTGCTTAACCAATCCATATCCAGTGGGATTCCAAGTATAGAACAAGTTAGTGAGTTTCTTAATATGAGTGCTAGAACACTGAAAAGAAGGCTTTCTGAAAGAAATCTTACTTTTAGAAAACTCATTCAAAAAAAACAGAAAGAAACTGCTCTGAATTTACTTTCCAACTCAAACCAGTCCGTTGGTGAAATAGCTTTTTTAACCGGGTTTTCCGAACAAAGTGCGTTTAACAGGGCATTTAAAAGATGGACAGGAACTTCTCCAACCGCATATAGAAAAAGTCCATAA
- a CDS encoding type 1 glutamine amidotransferase domain-containing protein produces the protein MKNSILYIAFFLPILLLSQTHPDQKKVLMVVSSYGKDLGATRPGFEFDEFSQAYQIFKQNGLHIDVSSPKGGKVEADKFNKEKAYNMAALEDQKILEVLENTTATSQVDPTRYDAIYVVGGKGAMFDLPYDPSLQDIILDLYRRDSTVISSVCHGPAAFVNVKDGDHYIIKGIEVTGFCNIEEELFGKKWVAEFPFKLEDKLKSRGAVFSQADFMLSHVAVSGKFITGQNPFSTTRSAEEVVKALGIKPTERSLYKDEKSIYLIQDFLDETKSIAWAEQELAENTEAYDIPLIAMWGYYKILASKEDQKALLKGVEIVELTSPHFYNENLQLLLAKTHLLLKNREKARQIANELISKEQLKKEAENLLKEID, from the coding sequence ATGAAAAACTCTATTTTATACATTGCCTTTTTTTTACCCATTCTGCTTCTTTCCCAAACCCATCCCGACCAGAAAAAAGTCTTGATGGTCGTAAGCAGTTATGGCAAAGATTTGGGTGCGACCCGGCCGGGATTTGAATTCGATGAGTTTTCGCAAGCCTACCAGATTTTTAAGCAAAACGGTCTTCATATCGACGTGTCCAGTCCTAAAGGAGGAAAGGTGGAAGCGGATAAGTTTAATAAGGAGAAGGCCTACAACATGGCGGCACTCGAGGACCAGAAAATTCTGGAGGTATTGGAAAATACGACAGCAACCTCCCAGGTAGACCCAACCCGTTACGATGCCATCTATGTGGTCGGGGGAAAAGGCGCCATGTTCGATCTGCCCTATGACCCTTCCCTCCAGGACATCATATTGGATCTCTATCGAAGGGACAGCACGGTGATTTCATCGGTTTGCCACGGTCCGGCGGCCTTTGTCAATGTGAAGGATGGTGACCATTACATCATCAAGGGTATTGAGGTCACCGGATTCTGTAATATCGAAGAAGAACTCTTTGGCAAGAAATGGGTTGCTGAATTCCCTTTTAAACTGGAAGATAAACTAAAATCCAGGGGCGCTGTTTTCAGCCAGGCCGATTTCATGCTTTCCCATGTAGCTGTATCCGGCAAATTCATAACCGGTCAAAATCCGTTTTCCACCACCCGGTCTGCTGAGGAGGTAGTGAAGGCCCTGGGAATAAAGCCCACTGAAAGGTCCCTTTACAAGGATGAAAAGAGCATCTACCTAATCCAAGATTTTTTGGACGAAACAAAATCCATTGCGTGGGCAGAACAGGAATTGGCAGAAAACACCGAAGCTTATGATATTCCATTGATCGCTATGTGGGGATACTACAAAATTTTAGCCTCAAAAGAAGATCAAAAGGCTTTGTTGAAAGGCGTTGAAATAGTGGAATTGACCTCTCCACATTTTTATAATGAAAACTTGCAGCTGCTACTTGCTAAAACCCATTTATTATTGAAGAACAGGGAGAAAGCAAGGCAAATCGCAAATGAATTGATTTCGAAGGAGCAATTAAAAAAGGAGGCTGAAAATCTGCTTAAAGAGATAGACTGA
- a CDS encoding NADPH-dependent FMN reductase: MKKIITIAGSNSQNSINNMLIDYTCKLLDDVEVIPIDLNDYVLPIFGVDYEAENGIPPSVKRLNEVFDRADGFILSLAEHNGSYSAVFKNTIDWLSRINTKIWREKPMLLMATSPGGRGGATVLQAASTYFPYMGASITDTFSLPSFYDQFKDGEINNEGIKKDMHSKVDKFRTTLIS; encoded by the coding sequence ATGAAAAAAATAATCACCATCGCAGGGAGCAACAGTCAAAACTCGATCAATAATATGCTTATTGACTATACCTGCAAGTTGCTCGATGATGTTGAAGTAATCCCGATAGACTTAAATGATTACGTGCTACCCATATTCGGGGTGGACTACGAAGCAGAAAATGGGATACCCCCGAGTGTAAAAAGACTGAATGAAGTATTCGACCGCGCGGATGGTTTTATCCTGTCCCTGGCAGAGCACAACGGGTCGTACTCCGCGGTATTCAAGAACACCATCGATTGGTTATCGCGCATCAACACGAAAATCTGGAGGGAAAAACCCATGCTCCTGATGGCTACCTCCCCGGGTGGCCGGGGGGGAGCCACCGTCCTCCAGGCGGCCAGCACGTACTTCCCGTACATGGGCGCCAGCATTACGGATACCTTTTCATTGCCCTCCTTCTACGATCAATTTAAGGACGGAGAAATCAATAATGAAGGAATCAAAAAGGACATGCATTCCAAGGTCGATAAATTTCGAACAACCCTCATATCATAA